In Harpia harpyja isolate bHarHar1 chromosome Z, bHarHar1 primary haplotype, whole genome shotgun sequence, a single window of DNA contains:
- the CDO1 gene encoding cysteine dioxygenase type 1 isoform X2 — translation MEQPARMEQPVQTETWKARSLEELVRILHRIFAEDKVSVEEVQALMESYESNPEEWLQYAKFDQYRYTRNLVDNGNGKFNLMILCWGEGHGSSIHDHTDSHCFMKILQGNLKETLFEWPEKKGNGEMTKKSERVLRENQCAYINDSIGLHRVENISHTESAVSLHLYSPPFDSCNTFDQRTGHKHKVKMTFYSQFGERTLCVTNGGDSSAAGEQLRSTSTRLHKTC, via the exons ATGGAGCAGCCGGCGAGGATGGAGCAGCCGGTGCAGACGGAGACGTGGAAGGCGCGGAGCCTGGAGGAGCTGGTCCGCATCCTCCATCGGATATTCGCCGAGGACAAAGTCAGCGTGGAGGAAGTGCAGGCGCTCATGGAGTCGTACGAGAGCAACCCCGAGGAGTGGCTGCAGTACGCCAAATTCGACCAGTACAG GTATACAAGAAATCTTGTGGACAATGGAAATGGAAAGTTCAACTTGATGATCTTGTGCTGGGGTGAAGGGCACGGCAG CAGCATCCATGATCACACTGACTCACACTGCTTCATGAAGATCCTCCAGGGAAATCTAAAGGAGACTCTGTTTGAATGGCCTGAGAAAAAAGGGAATGGTGAAATGACTAAGAAATCAGAACGAGTTTTGAGGGAAAATCAATGTGCCTACATTAATG ACTCCATTGGCCTGCACCGTGTGGAGAACATAAGCCACACAGAGTCCGCCGTCAGCCTGCATTTGTACAGCCCGCCCTTTGACAGTTGTAACACCTTTGACCAGAGGACTGGACACAAGCACAAGGTCAAGATGACCTTCTACAGCCAGTTTGGAGAAAGGACTCTCTGCGTAA CAAATGGTG GCGACAGCAGTGCCGCAGGAGAACAACTGAGAAGCACCAGCACACGTTTGCATAAGACCTGCTGA
- the CDO1 gene encoding cysteine dioxygenase type 1 isoform X1, with product MEQPARMEQPVQTETWKARSLEELVRILHRIFAEDKVSVEEVQALMESYESNPEEWLQYAKFDQYRYTRNLVDNGNGKFNLMILCWGEGHGSSIHDHTDSHCFMKILQGNLKETLFEWPEKKGNGEMTKKSERVLRENQCAYINDSIGLHRVENISHTESAVSLHLYSPPFDSCNTFDQRTGHKHKVKMTFYSQFGERTLCATAVPQENN from the exons ATGGAGCAGCCGGCGAGGATGGAGCAGCCGGTGCAGACGGAGACGTGGAAGGCGCGGAGCCTGGAGGAGCTGGTCCGCATCCTCCATCGGATATTCGCCGAGGACAAAGTCAGCGTGGAGGAAGTGCAGGCGCTCATGGAGTCGTACGAGAGCAACCCCGAGGAGTGGCTGCAGTACGCCAAATTCGACCAGTACAG GTATACAAGAAATCTTGTGGACAATGGAAATGGAAAGTTCAACTTGATGATCTTGTGCTGGGGTGAAGGGCACGGCAG CAGCATCCATGATCACACTGACTCACACTGCTTCATGAAGATCCTCCAGGGAAATCTAAAGGAGACTCTGTTTGAATGGCCTGAGAAAAAAGGGAATGGTGAAATGACTAAGAAATCAGAACGAGTTTTGAGGGAAAATCAATGTGCCTACATTAATG ACTCCATTGGCCTGCACCGTGTGGAGAACATAAGCCACACAGAGTCCGCCGTCAGCCTGCATTTGTACAGCCCGCCCTTTGACAGTTGTAACACCTTTGACCAGAGGACTGGACACAAGCACAAGGTCAAGATGACCTTCTACAGCCAGTTTGGAGAAAGGACTCTCTGC GCGACAGCAGTGCCGCAGGAGAACAACTGA